Sequence from the Nerophis ophidion isolate RoL-2023_Sa linkage group LG10, RoL_Noph_v1.0, whole genome shotgun sequence genome:
atcgtgactgttttatgttttgaattattatgatcacaagtaaaccatacaaaccaagaagaacgtctggagttttgttttgttgttgccgcagcaagcggagtgaatgtgatagtagaggagcgtcaagcttaaggctactttaggaatctacaatatatatactgtatatatatatatatatataatatatgtgtctTATTTTTGAGGACGGGCTAGCATTGTGAATACATAAATAGATAATAATCCTGGTTATCAGCACGATAGTGGCTGACTACGCTGACCCTCCACCGTTGACCCTTAACCTGGAGCTAATCGCTAGCATGCCGCCAAATTTGAACCCCGGGCGAGGTTTTGACCCCCTGTCTCATAGCACCGTCAGAGGCCAAGAATAGTTCGGACTTTCAGCATAACAAATAGGTGACGAGTGTGGTCACCGCCTTGACAAAAACTATCCACGGCGCGGGACTGTCAGAGTGCACACAATACAATTTCACAGTATAAAAAAACTGAAGAAAACAGTATGtacaatgtacatatatacatatatatacatatcatttAGAACCGTGTGGTTGGACTAAAAATAAAACTGGTAGCTTTGTTGTGCTAATAAAGTTGTGTTGccagatgctacatatgtacatggATATGAAACATATCTGAGGTGCTCCTACTGCCGAGTCATGGCTTTGTAATGTAGAAGCTTCCTCTTCTTCACCTTGAAGAAATCTGCACAGAAGAAAgaaaaagtaagtttttttttctctttttcgtTAGTGTGTTAATTTTCTGACAAATGACAGATTTATTTACCCATGATGGTCAACTGTTTGCGTTTCCGCAACCTGCAGCGCTGCCTCATGGTCGCCTCCAGGTACTCGTCCCCGGATCCGGAAGAGCTGCTGGACTCTGCGGAGCTGTCGCCCGGCGACGCCGAGAAGCGCCTCTTCGCCGCCGCCGGCCTCACCGTGCAGCTGCGGTAAAATCTCGGCACATCCTGGCACTTAAGCTCCTCCCACTGCACGTCGGAGCCCGGCAACGGAACGTCGCTGCGGAAGTCGTAGTTCCACCGCTTGTTGGCCGCGTCCACGCCCAAGTGGAGGAGACGCTGGAAGTCCTGGCGCAGCTCCTGGTGGTCCACGGGGCCGAAGAGGTTCCTCCGCACCGGGCCCACCTTTAACGACAGGGCCTCGATGGCCCCTCGGCACGCCGTCTCCGAGTCCGTGGATGTTGACGTGTCCATCACCATGTCCCTGGGGAACACACGCAAGGAAAGGTGAGAGCTCTGCTGAGGTGTGATCCAGCTTTTTATTAGACCTGCTTGCGGTTTATTGCCACAGCGACACCACATGACACACCTGATTCTCCACCTGCTCTAGTGCCTGCAGGTCAAAGGTGAGCAGCAGGGGTCGGAGGTCGCACAGCCAGAGAGAAAAAACACATGGTACACTTGTGAGGAATGCACCCCGCGTTCCCCCGCTGCTACGTGACAAAAGTAATTAGCGCGCAGCTGTTGAGTTTGCACCACGAGCTCCGGCTTAACTATGAGCGTTTTGACATCCCATAATTTTACCATCTTGGAAGACGCCTTCTTGAGAGTTTGAGAAGACACTTTATTATGCAAGCGTGCACAATCCAAATACTCAAAACGGCACAATACTTGGTTATATGACTCGTGAAGCATTTGACAGCAGGACATCCCATAATTCCACTATCCTTAAAGACGCCATCTTTTGTGGGCTTGAGCAGACACATTATTAGGAACACATGCACGATCAAAATACCAGAAACAACACAATACTTACTGGGGGTTTTTTCTAATTTAATGACAGTCATGTAGCATTAGATAGCCCGACATCCCATAATTCTACAATCTTAGAAGACACCTCCTGATGTACGCTTGAgcagacactttattaggtacacatgcACAATCAAAATACCAGAAACAACACActacttaatgtttttttttcctaattttcaAATTTGATGACAGTCATGTAGCATTAGACAGCCCGACATCCCATAATTCTATAATCTTAGAAGACACCTTCTAATGTGGGCTTGAgcagacactttattaggtacacatgcACAATCAAAATACCAGAAACAACACAATACTTAATGTTTTTTTCCTAATTTTATGACAGTCATGTAGCATTAGACAGCCCGACATCCCATAATTCTACAATCTTAGAAGACACCTTCTAATGTGGGCTTGAgcagacactttattaggtacacatgcACAATCAAAATATCAGAAACAACACAatacttactgtttttttttcctaattttctAATTTAATGACAGTCATGTAGCATTAGACAGCCCGACATCCCATAATTCTACAATCTTAGAAGACACCTTCTAATGTGGGCTTGAgcagacactttattaggtacacatgcACAATAAAAATACCAGAAAAAACACAATTCTTaatgtttttttctctaattttCTAATTTTATGACAGTCATTTAGCATTAGACAGCCCGACATCCCATAATTCTACAATCTTAGACGACACCTTGTAATGTGGGCTCGAgcagacactttattaggtacacatgcACAATCAAAACACCAGAAACAACACAatacttaatgtttttttttcctaattttctAATTTTATGACGGTCATGTAGCATTAGACAGCCCGACATCCCATAATTCTACAATCTTAGAAGACACCTCCTAATGTGGGCTTGAGCAGACACTTAATTAGGTACACAtgcactttattaggtacacatgcACAATCAAAATACCAGAAAAAACACAATACTTAATGGGTTTTTTCCTGATTTTCTAATTTTATGATGCTCATGTAGCATTAGACAGCCCGACATCCCATAATTCTACAATCTTAGAAGACACCTTCTAATGTGGGCTTGAGCAGACACTTTATTAGGCACACATGCACAATCAAAATACCAGAAACAACACAatacttagtttttttttcctctaattTTCTAATTTTATGACACTCATGTAGCATTAGACAGCCCGACATCCCAGAATTCTACAATCTTAGAAGACACCTTCTAATGTGGGCTTGAgcagacactttattaggtacacatgcACAATCAAAATACTGGAAACGACATACTTTgggtttttttgtaattttatgaTGCTCATGTAGCATTAGACAGCCTGACATCCCATAATTCTACAATCTTAGAAGACACCTTCTAATGTGGGCTTGAgcagacactttattaggtacacatgcACAATGGAAACACTGGAAACAACATAATACTTTGGggttttttgtaattttatgaCACTCATGTAGCAATAGACAGCCCGACATCCCATAATTTTACTGTCTTAGATGACGCCTTCTTATGTGGGCTTGAgcagacactttattaggtacacatgcACAATTGAAACACTGGAAACGACATAAtacttagttttttttgtaattttatgaTGCTCATGTAGCATTACACAGCCCGACATCCCATAATTGTACCATCTTAGAAGACGCCTTCTTATGTGGGCTTGAgcagacactttattaggtacacatgcACAATTGAAATACCAGAAACAACACAAtacttaggttttttttttatgattttctaATTTTATGACACTCATGTAGCATTAGACAGCCCGACATCCCATAATTCTACAATCTTAGAAGATGCCTTCTTATGTGGGCTTAAACAGACACCTTATTAGGTACACATGCACAACTTACTCATTTTATGACACATGTAGCGTCACACAGCCTGACATCCCATAATTGTACCATCTCAGAAGACTCATTTTTATGTGCGTAACaaacactttattaggtacacatgcaaaattgaatCGATACACTACTTAATGTTTGACTTTAATGTCGCATTACACAACAGGACATCCCATAATTTTACCATCTTAGAATACGCCTTGTTATGACCCCAACAgcagacactttattaggtacacatgcACACTCTGCAAAGGAAtatcattttgtgttttttaaaatatgaTTCAATTTAATGCAATTCTGCATTTGATCATTTATTGAGGGTTGAGACTCTGCATTACTATCTTTGTTAAAGCAGAATATTTCCAAAACGTTGCTAGGTTCACCTAATAAAGTGGTGTTCATATGACGAATGATGTCCATTGGTAGACAAAAGACGGTGACTCCGCCATTGTGAGCTCACTAATTGCTTGCTGACACCGCGCATAATCCTAAATTAAATTTGCATCTAATCTAAATCAGCTCAGATTAATTGATGGGTTACCAAGGGAGCGGGGGGATGGGCTCATCAGATTATTAATGACTCCTGTGGTGATTTAATTAGGACTGTCTGTCTGACTGTGAGataattaacaataaaaaaaaaccacacacTCCAACATCGCTGCTGCTTCCTTTAatccagggattctcaaactgttctAGGAATCTCTTGATTAAAGAATTCCTTTATTAAAGTAAGTTGTTtattatattcaaacacagtgtttcaatacgttacagtggccaaaaacctctgccttgttttcatgactacttgggcctactacgctactgtattttattgttagtCATTCTGGTGGAACTTTGAGacccaagttttttctgaggtggtacttagtaaaaaaaaaaaaaaagtttgagaaccacttatataggggtgtccaaagtgcggcccgggggccatttaaaaaaaaaaaaaaagtggaatgaggtgaaatctaatgagaaaaagtggcaatgtgcaggcagtttttttcttttgtctttattttctttcttttccattactcaaaaaaaaaaggaccaaaaaatctatgttataatgaattattacttaaaaattatcactttaaaatgttttatatggaaaaaatattgcatatgttgtgtggttgccatataaaaacatcaaagttttgacaaaagagcataaaacaaacgaaataatagttcaaacttaaaattgtcagatatatcggaagttgatcttgaaatttaagtgttaaaagtttaaaaaaaataataaaaatgcatcactttatgagtggggaaccttttggatctcaaatatatttagtaggattttatttaacttttcactgtgattactcaaaaatattaaataattcaaatcaatggtgtcctgcattattgatctttgagggctttaattgctaaataaaggaactctcctgaaggaatcaataaagtagtatccatctaaatacttcatatttcactacttttactatcgagaggaaccagatgaggtggttcgggcatctggtcaggatgccacccgaacgcctccctagggaggtgtttagggcacgtccagcaggtaggaggccacagggaagacccaggacacgttgggaagactatgtctcccggctggcctgggaacacctcgggatcccccgggaagagctggaccaagtggctggggaaagggaagtctgggtttccctgcttaggctgttgcccctgttacccgacctcggataagcagaagaagatggatggatggtaacaacattgaactatttataaatggttgatttctataggctagtaaggtaaagtgttgtacctgacaagtttgggctaccttgcttctggagccttcatcagaggtgtcacgtgatgttagcgtcacCTTGTCTGTGATGtggttatatggattgtaccatcaagagttgtcaggtacaacacttgacctactagcctgtataaatcaaccatttataaatacacgtcagtaggctaaatgaacctcttcaacataacatttaactatgtataatgtagcggttggctacggggtgttagccaatgacgttggctggggggcgggacttccaggagagatagggaagtgacgttctcgacaggaagtgagagttcgagacatgagagctgttgtgtggttgtattacatcttgtgcaattaagacaagacaaacaaagaagttttatgagcctacattcctgggattattacaatatatatttattaaagggaagacccaggacacgttgggaagactatgtctcccggctggcctgggaacacctcgggatcccccgggaagagctggaccaagtggctggggaaagggaagtctgggtttccctgcttaggctgttgcccctgttacccgacctcggataagcagaagaagatggatggatggtaacaacattgaactatttataaatggttgatttctataggctagtaaggtaaagtgttgtacctgacaagtttgggctaccttgcttctggagccttcatcagaggtgtcacgtgatgttagcgtcacCTTGTCTGTGATGtggttatatggattgtaccatcaagagttgtcaggtacaacacttgacctactagcctgtataaatcaaccatttataaatacacgtcagtaggctaaatgaacctcttcaacataacatttaactatgtataatgtagcggttggctacggggtgttagccaatgacgttggctggggggcgggacttccaggagagatagggaagtgacgttctcgacaggaagtgagagttcgagacatgagagctgttgtgtggttgtattacatcttgtgcaattaagacaagacaaacaaagaagttttatgagcctacattcctgggattattacaatatatatttattaaagggaagacccaggacacgttgggaagactatgtctcccggctggcctgggaacgcctcgggatcccccgggaagagctggacgaagtggctggggagagggaagtctgggcttccctgcttaggctgctgcccccgcgacccgacctcggataagcggaagaagatggatggatagatactataaaaaaaaacaaagttgtctttgacagaaaaggcataaaaccttattttttttctttatatcaacctcaagttgatatataGATTTACTGTGagtattaaatttaaaaaaataataataatttgacttatttttaacattttagtgactgagaccctctgaggaaaaagtttggacacccttgcactGATCTAATCAAAACCAGACATAAAAAAGA
This genomic interval carries:
- the cdkn1d gene encoding cyclin-dependent kinase inhibitor 1D isoform X2; translated protein: MVMDTSTSTDSETACRGAIEALSLKVGPVRRNLFGPVDHQELRQDFQRLLHLGVDAANKRWNYDFRSDVPLPGSDVQWEELKCQDVPRFYRSCTVRPAAAKRRFSASPGDSSAESSSSSGSGDEYLEATMRQRCRLRKRKQLTIMDFFKVKKRKLLHYKAMTRQ
- the cdkn1d gene encoding cyclin-dependent kinase inhibitor 1D isoform X1, which translates into the protein MIFGDMVMDTSTSTDSETACRGAIEALSLKVGPVRRNLFGPVDHQELRQDFQRLLHLGVDAANKRWNYDFRSDVPLPGSDVQWEELKCQDVPRFYRSCTVRPAAAKRRFSASPGDSSAESSSSSGSGDEYLEATMRQRCRLRKRKQLTIMDFFKVKKRKLLHYKAMTRQ